The Nitrospira sp. genome includes a region encoding these proteins:
- the der gene encoding ribosome biogenesis GTPase Der, with product MARPKSTPRQDQPLPLLPTEGGPPPLVAIIGRPNVGKSTLFNKILGAKIAIVDDVPGVTRDRNYADATYRTRKFRLVDTGGLDLSSSDSMLTLIRRQSELAIAEADILIMLLDGRSGLTPPDHEVVKLLRGVTKPLFYAINKIDTPKSEPLLADFYKLGADELYPISAEHGLGVAELLDALYPLLPSTEESDELQQLPRVAIVGRPNVGKSTLVNALLGEERVVVSNVPGTTRDPVDSLVTHQDQSYVFTDTAGIRRRGKIDRGVEGYSVLRSLRAIGRSDIAALLLDGEEGVTEQDTKIAGAILKQGRACLLLVNKWDLRAGDQSARQAYELEFRRRFPFLAWAPVLYGSALKPDSVRRLFPLLNDVHTMFTKRVPTGALNTWLQKILVTHPLPARKHKPTAGTKSAFITQVATKPPVFVLFVGHPEDITPAYLKYLENQLRETYLFTGTPLRIMVRKK from the coding sequence ATGGCTCGCCCAAAATCCACTCCCCGACAGGACCAACCCCTGCCACTCCTCCCAACCGAAGGTGGTCCACCGCCGCTCGTTGCCATCATTGGCAGGCCAAACGTAGGGAAGTCCACGTTGTTCAACAAGATTCTTGGTGCAAAGATCGCCATTGTGGATGACGTGCCTGGTGTCACTCGAGACCGGAACTATGCCGATGCCACCTACCGCACCAGAAAGTTCCGGCTGGTCGACACCGGAGGGTTGGATCTCTCGTCGTCTGACAGCATGTTGACCTTGATCCGACGGCAGTCGGAACTCGCCATTGCGGAAGCAGATATCCTCATCATGCTGCTGGACGGTCGGTCAGGATTGACCCCGCCGGATCATGAAGTCGTGAAGCTGCTACGCGGCGTGACGAAACCCCTGTTCTATGCGATCAATAAGATCGACACGCCGAAGTCCGAGCCGTTACTCGCCGACTTTTACAAATTGGGCGCCGACGAGCTCTATCCCATTTCCGCCGAACATGGTCTCGGCGTAGCTGAACTCCTGGATGCCCTCTACCCACTGCTTCCCTCAACCGAGGAGTCGGACGAGCTGCAACAACTCCCCCGTGTAGCGATCGTGGGCCGCCCGAATGTCGGCAAATCCACGCTTGTGAACGCCCTGCTCGGAGAGGAGCGAGTCGTGGTCAGCAATGTACCGGGAACGACGCGCGATCCAGTCGATTCACTGGTCACCCACCAGGATCAATCCTACGTCTTCACTGACACCGCAGGGATCAGGCGGCGGGGCAAGATTGACCGGGGAGTAGAAGGCTACAGCGTCCTCCGATCGCTCCGCGCCATCGGCCGATCCGACATTGCCGCGCTGCTCTTGGACGGAGAAGAAGGCGTCACAGAACAAGACACCAAAATCGCAGGAGCGATTCTGAAACAGGGGCGAGCCTGTCTTCTCCTGGTCAACAAGTGGGATCTACGGGCCGGAGACCAGAGCGCGCGACAAGCGTACGAACTCGAGTTCCGCCGCCGCTTTCCGTTTCTGGCCTGGGCGCCCGTCCTCTATGGTTCAGCCCTCAAGCCGGATTCGGTCCGCCGCCTGTTTCCGTTGCTGAACGACGTGCACACGATGTTTACTAAGCGGGTCCCCACCGGCGCGCTGAATACGTGGTTGCAGAAGATTCTCGTCACTCATCCCTTACCGGCTCGCAAACACAAGCCAACGGCTGGCACAAAGTCTGCTTTTATCACCCAGGTGGCCACCAAACCACCGGTCTTTGTGCTGTTCGTCGGCCATCCGGAAGACATCACCCCCGCATACCTGAAATATCTGGAGAACCAACTCCGCGAGACCTACCTCTTCACCGGCACCCCGCTCCGCATCATGGTCAGGAAGAAGTAG